CGTCCATCTCCTCGAACATGCGCGCGTATTCGCGCACGGTCTCGCGCAGGGCCCCCGGCGCCCAGTTGCCTTCGTTGATGCGCTCGATGGTGCGCTGCACCAGGCTGTCGCTGCCGAGCATCATCACGTAGGCGTCGAACAGCACGCGCTCCTCGGCAGGGAGCAGGCCGCCCATGCGCTCCTTCAGCTCGATCATGTCCTGCTGGACGCGATGCACCGCCTCCATGAAATGCTGGCGCTCGTCGGCCGTGGAGGCGGGGGTGCGGTCGGGCACGCCGTCCAGGTCGGCCAGCGAATACACCACCACCGCCTCGCCGATGCCGACCCCCGGCGAGCCCGCGACACCCGCCACGAACAGGTCGTCGTGCAGCTGCTGGTCGCGCATGCGCAGGATGCCGCCGCTGATCTCGGCGTGGCTGATGGCGCCGGCCAGCTGGGCGGCCAGGGTCACCAGAAAGGAGACGTGATCCTCGTCGAAGCGCACCTCGTCGTGGTGCTGGACGACCAGCACGCCGAGCATGCGGCGCTGGTGGATGATCGGCACGCCAAGGAAGGCGTGATAGCGCTCCTCGCCGGTCTCCGGGAAATACTTGAAGCGGGGATGTCGCGGGGCATCGTCGATGTTCACCGGTTCGGCGCGCTGCGCCACCAGACCGACCAGGCCCTCGCTGTAATCCAGGCGCACCTGCAGCACGGCGCTGGCATTCAGGCCCTGGGTGGCCATGAGCACGAGCTGCTCGCGCTCGGGCATGGTCAGGTAGATGGAACACACGTCCACCGACAGGGCCGCCTTCACGCGGGCCACGATGATGTCCAGGGCCTGACCGAGGTCCTCGGCCCCGTTCACCTCTTGAACGATGCGACGCAGGGTATCCAGCATGCGATTAAGACGCACTCTCCATATAGTCCGACCGGGGAAGCCGGGCCCGTCCGTGGAGGGGAGGGATTGCCCGACTCGTTTGACCGCCGAGCTCGCCTAGCGCGAGCGACGCTCGGGCAGCGGGGCCTGTTCGACGGAAGTACCCTCGGGAAACAGCAACGGCGCCAGCTCCTGCAGGGCACGGGTATAGACCTGGCGCTTGAAGAAGATCACCTCGCGCGCCGGGCGCCAGTAATCCACCCAGCACCAGCCGTCGAACTCCGGATGCGGGCAGGCGTCCAGGCGCACGGCCGCCTCGTCGCCGACGAAACGCAGCAGAAACCAACGTTGTTTCTGGCCGATGCACAGCGGGCGGGCCCGGCGCCGGATCAGGTGCTTGGGCAGGCGGTAGCGCAACCACTTGCGCGTACTGCCGATGATCTCCACGTGTTCCGGCTCGAGGCCGGTCTCCTCACGGAGCTCACGGTAAAGCGCCTGTTCCGGCGACTCACTCTCGCGAATGCCCCCCTGCGGAAACTGCCAGGAATCCTGACCGATACGCTTGGCCCAGAACACCCGACCTTCCGCGTTGCAAAGGATGATCCCAACGTTGGCTCGATATCCTTCTG
This region of Chromatiales bacterium genomic DNA includes:
- a CDS encoding RNA pyrophosphohydrolase; translation: MIDSEGYRANVGIILCNAEGRVFWAKRIGQDSWQFPQGGIRESESPEQALYRELREETGLEPEHVEIIGSTRKWLRYRLPKHLIRRRARPLCIGQKQRWFLLRFVGDEAAVRLDACPHPEFDGWCWVDYWRPAREVIFFKRQVYTRALQELAPLLFPEGTSVEQAPLPERRSR